CTTATTATCACGCAGGACTTTACTATATACAGGAACCCAGTGCAATGCTACCGGGAGAGGTAATAGATGCACAACCTGGAGAGTATATACTCGACATGTGTGCGGCACCTGGGGGGAAAACAGTTCAAATTGCTGCAGGAATGAAAGGGCAGGGACTGCTGGTTGCAAACGATATTAATTCCGACAGGGTAAAAGCCCTTGTAAAGAATATAGAGCTGTGTGGAATAAAAAATGCAATTGTGACTAATGAAACCCCTGAGAAGCTGGCAAATAACTTCAGAGGTTTTTTTAATAAAATATTAGTAGATGCGCCTTGCTCAGGTGAAGGCATGTTCCGTAAGGATGAGGAAGCCGCAAGAAGCTGGAAAAATTTCAAATGTGAAAAGTGCGCGGGCATGCAGTGGGAAATATTGCAGTATGCGGACAAAATGCTTAAACCCGGAGGGTATATTGTGTATTCTACCTGCACATTCTCACCCGAGGAAGATGAAAAAATGGTTTTGCGCTTTTTAGACTCTTTCGGGTATTATGATATCGTAGAAATAGCAAAGGTTGGAGGAATCGAGCCCGGCAGGCCTGAATGGGCAGATGGCAGTAATGAATTTAAGAAAACAGCAAGATTATGGCCTCACAGGCTTAAAGGTGAGGGACATTTTGTAGCTCATCTGAAAAAGAAAGAGGATTATAATTACGGTAATAACGTATTAGCAGCTGATAAAGCAGATTATTCCAAAATTTCAAATAAAGAGACAGAGAGCTGTTTGAAAGCGTTCAGAGATTTTGAAAATGAGTACCTAAATACTAATATAAATGGATGTTTTGAGCTGAAAGGGACTAATTTATATTGCCTTCCCGTTGAATATCCTGATTTGAGCGGGTTGAAAATTGCTAAATTCGGATGGTATTTGGGAGAATATATAAGAGGGAAATTTGAACCGTCACATTCAATGGTTATTTCACTAAAAAAAGAAGATATTAAAAACACTGTTGATTTTGCATCAACATCAAGAGAAATAATCAGTTATCTAAAGGGAGAGACTTTGATGATTGATGGCAGCAAAGGATATACCGGAATACTGGCAGATGGGTATACTGTCGGGTGGGGAAAACAAACGGGAGATATACTAAAAAACCTGTACCCTAAGGGATGGAGAAAAATGAGCTGAACGAAGAGTGTAAGGAGTTGATACAGTGAGAGATACACAAAGACTGGACAAAATTTTGGGGAATTTCGGATATGGCACCAGAAAAGAGATCAAACAGGCTGTTAAAAATGGAGTCATAAAAGTAGACGGAATAGCAGTAAAAGACAGCAGTATGCACGTTGATCCGAAATGCAGTGTAATCGAAATAAACGGAGAAATACTGAATTACAGAGAATTTGTTTATGTTATGATGAATAAGCCCGACGGAGTTGTATCAGCCACTTATGATAACAAGCTGCGGACGGTTATTGATATATTGCCTGAAGAATTCAGATGCTTTGAGCTTTTCCCTGTCGGCAGACTTGATATAGACACTGAAGGACTTTTGATACTGACAAATGATGGTCAGCTTGCTCATGAACTGTTATCTCCCAAAAAACATGTTTCAAAAAAGTATTATGCGCTAATAGAAGGAAAAGTAACGGAAGAGGATGTATCTGCATTCAAGGGGGGAGTTATTCTGGATGACGGCTACAAAACCTTGCCTGGTAATCTGACTATACTGAAGCCGGATCAGTTTTCAGAGATAGAGCTCGTTATATATGAGGGGAAGTTTCACCAGGTAAAGAGGATGTTTGAGGCTGTCGGTAAAAGGGTTAAGTATTTAAAACGGATAGAGATGGGTAGACTTAAACTGGATGAGGAAATAGCAGCCGGAAAATGTCGGGAGCTTACCAGTGAAGAAATAATAATACTTAAGGAATCGGTAAAAGTATCAGAGAATTGATTGTCTATATATTTTTATGCGCGTATTCTGTCCATAACTAAATAATCTGGCATAATGGCCCATTACTATAAGGAGTATGAGAATGAATAAACAAAATGTACAAAAGCTTGCTCTTTTTCTTACGGGTATAGAGCAAAGATTATTGGAAAATGCAGATTTTTTTAAGAAAATAACAGCAGTATATAAATCCGGCACAAAGGAGTATTCGGCAAACATAGTTTTTGAAAATAACAGGATAAAAATGAATTACAACGGTAATACAGAGGTTATGGAAGTTACCTGGCTTTCTGCCCGCATATCAAAACATGCTGAGAAATATGACGGTGTAGTCGTTGTCTATGAGGAAAGAGGAACGACCATATATATTGAGGCAGACAACAAAAACGTCAAAATGAAAACAAAGGAAACAGGTACGGATTCTTTATTAAAGGCCGATGCCAGCCTTAAGACTGATGGTAAGGAAGGCATGCACCATGGCAAATCACATATCGGAAATAGGGATTATTACATAAAAGTTGGACAAGCTGATGCGCTTTTGAAAGAAATCGGCGTATTAAGTGCTGAAGGAAAAGTAAAAAACGATATGATCAGAAAGTATAACCAGATAGATCACTTTATTGAGTTGATAAGTGATATGCTTAAAGATTTATGTGATAGATATGAGTCCGTAACTGTGCTTGACTGTGCTTGCGGGAAATCTTATCTGACCTTCGTTCTGAATTATTATATAAAGGAAGTGTTGAAAAAGCCATGTCATTTTATTGGGCTGGATTACTCCAATAATGTAATTGAAGCATCAAAGAAAATGGCGGAAAACCTTGGCTATAGAAATATGGACTTCAAGGTTACGGATATAAAAAACTATGTAGCAGCAAGGGAAATACATATGGTTATAAGTCTCCATGCCTGTGATACAGCTACAGATGAGGCAATAGCACTGGCGGTAAATAACCGAGTAAAATCAATGGTCGTTGTACCATGCTGTCACAAAGAACTACTTAAGCAGTATAGATATAAACCATTTGAGCATATTATTAAACATGGGATATTAAAGGCTAGGTTGGCGGATGTTCTGACTGATGGCACAAGGGCATTACTTCTCGAGGGATTAGGATATAAGGTGTCGGTAGTAGAATATATTTCGCCGCTGGAAACACCGAAGAATCTTATGATCAGAGCTGAGAAAACAAACGCTCCCAACCGTAAAATACTTGATGAGTATTATGAGCTTAAGAAGTTGCTTAATATTTCGCCGGCGCTGGAAAAATTAATTTATATACAAGAGAGCTAAAGTTTTGAAAATATTGAATTTTTCCATATATGTGCTATAATGTGATTTGTTTAAATGGTATATTGACAGATTTCAATGATTGTTATTGAATGCTTTATACCAAAATACATTTAGTACTGATAAAATAATTATTTATGTCCAAATATTATTTTAAAGAGGTGTAAATATGACAAAAACAGTTCAACAGTATTCAGAAAACGGAGTAATCGTATCAAAACTTCCGATTTATGCCGGAGATGATTTAACGATTACATATGATGGTCTTCTCGCAAAATGTGGTGCTAACATGATTTATGTTCATATAGGATATGGGGAGGAATGGGAGAATAAAGATCTAATTGCAATGGAGTTTGATGGCGGGGTCTTCAAAACTACTTTGAAGTCAGTAATGGCTGGAAATCTTAACATTGCTTTTAAGGATAGCGCAGAAAATTGGGATAATAACTCTTCA
The Clostridia bacterium DNA segment above includes these coding regions:
- a CDS encoding RsmB/NOP family class I SAM-dependent RNA methyltransferase produces the protein MKLPLEFLNKMKNLLGIDEYTEFINSFNDQRYYGLRVNTLKTDIDDFIRKSPFRLERVPWTRDGYYYSEGDSPGRHPYYHAGLYYIQEPSAMLPGEVIDAQPGEYILDMCAAPGGKTVQIAAGMKGQGLLVANDINSDRVKALVKNIELCGIKNAIVTNETPEKLANNFRGFFNKILVDAPCSGEGMFRKDEEAARSWKNFKCEKCAGMQWEILQYADKMLKPGGYIVYSTCTFSPEEDEKMVLRFLDSFGYYDIVEIAKVGGIEPGRPEWADGSNEFKKTARLWPHRLKGEGHFVAHLKKKEDYNYGNNVLAADKADYSKISNKETESCLKAFRDFENEYLNTNINGCFELKGTNLYCLPVEYPDLSGLKIAKFGWYLGEYIRGKFEPSHSMVISLKKEDIKNTVDFASTSREIISYLKGETLMIDGSKGYTGILADGYTVGWGKQTGDILKNLYPKGWRKMS
- a CDS encoding rRNA pseudouridine synthase: MRDTQRLDKILGNFGYGTRKEIKQAVKNGVIKVDGIAVKDSSMHVDPKCSVIEINGEILNYREFVYVMMNKPDGVVSATYDNKLRTVIDILPEEFRCFELFPVGRLDIDTEGLLILTNDGQLAHELLSPKKHVSKKYYALIEGKVTEEDVSAFKGGVILDDGYKTLPGNLTILKPDQFSEIELVIYEGKFHQVKRMFEAVGKRVKYLKRIEMGRLKLDEEIAAGKCRELTSEEIIILKESVKVSEN
- a CDS encoding SAM-dependent methyltransferase gives rise to the protein MNKQNVQKLALFLTGIEQRLLENADFFKKITAVYKSGTKEYSANIVFENNRIKMNYNGNTEVMEVTWLSARISKHAEKYDGVVVVYEERGTTIYIEADNKNVKMKTKETGTDSLLKADASLKTDGKEGMHHGKSHIGNRDYYIKVGQADALLKEIGVLSAEGKVKNDMIRKYNQIDHFIELISDMLKDLCDRYESVTVLDCACGKSYLTFVLNYYIKEVLKKPCHFIGLDYSNNVIEASKKMAENLGYRNMDFKVTDIKNYVAAREIHMVISLHACDTATDEAIALAVNNRVKSMVVVPCCHKELLKQYRYKPFEHIIKHGILKARLADVLTDGTRALLLEGLGYKVSVVEYISPLETPKNLMIRAEKTNAPNRKILDEYYELKKLLNISPALEKLIYIQES
- a CDS encoding carbohydrate-binding protein: MTKTVQQYSENGVIVSKLPIYAGDDLTITYDGLLAKCGANMIYVHIGYGEEWENKDLIAMEFDGGVFKTTLKSVMAGNLNIAFKDSAENWDNNSSSNYSFEISKKAAKTAKVKDEDAVEKKAAGKKTAAKTKTAAPKKTVTKDENAKTAVVKKTARKTTNKKAETEE